In Meleagris gallopavo isolate NT-WF06-2002-E0010 breed Aviagen turkey brand Nicholas breeding stock chromosome 29 unlocalized genomic scaffold, Turkey_5.1 Chr29_random_7180001835737, whole genome shotgun sequence, the genomic window AATTTGTTTGTCCCTCTCAACAGGTGACATCAAGCAGGAGGTTGGAGGGTACCGGGAGGGCCCCCCCTACCAGCGGAGGGGATCTCTCCAGCTTTGGCAGTTCCTTGTGGCTCTATTGGATGATCCCACCAACTCCCACTTCATCGCCTGGACTGGAAGAGGGATGGAGTTCA contains:
- the LOC104915562 gene encoding ETS translocation variant 4-like codes for the protein GDIKQEVGGYREGPPYQRRGSLQLWQFLVALLDDPTNSHFIAWTGRGMEFKLIEPEEVARLWGIQKNRPAMNYDKLSRS